Part of the Zea mays cultivar B73 chromosome 4, Zm-B73-REFERENCE-NAM-5.0, whole genome shotgun sequence genome is shown below.
tcccaaaatttcattgcacatggtttctatcatttctaaccattcttgaCATGGTTtctatccttcctcttgaagaatgtcttttcctttttctcatcatcattgtcatcttctttcttgcccttgaacttgttattCTTGAGCTTGTTACAttaatgagcaagatgaccaagctctccacagttgtagcaatccatttcAGAAATGGGTTTTATTTTGctagaaaagaatttcttctttcttgagacaaatttgatgccttctctgttgagcttctttaacatcttggtggtcttcctcactatcaaggcaatgttagcatcaagatcatcatcacttgaggattcctccTCAATATGtactttagtttttccttttctttcttgatttgctttgagagccaaatcctttctcttgcaagatgactcatccttgtcattgatgtgcatgtacgtctcatgagcattgatctttcccaatatctgtgtaggtgtggtaactgaaagatccatttgatgcagcactgtgacaatgtgtccatatttatcaattgagaggacactgagaatcttcctcacaatatccggttgtgaaatttgtgtaagctccaagccatttacttcctctacaagaatattgagacgtgagtacatagcattggcattttcattagcaagcatttcaaaagaatttaactttctcataacaatgtgatatctctcctcacgctcacttctagttcttcatgtagagcacatatgtccatccacaaatcatgagcatttttatggtttctaactctattaaacacatctttgcaaaggcctctaaaaagggtgtttttggccttagcattccatttctcatagttaaactcttcacctacaagatttgtgggatctctaggttcggggaatgcttgtgtggcggctttgtagacaccaatgtctatagactCTAAATATGCtttcatacgaattttccaatatggaaaatcatcaccatcaaaaacgggaggaggtccctcccaccggacatcgttactctagcggttaagctaatctaagagcaacaaggctccgataccaattgaaaggatcacgatgcccaagagggaggtgaattgggcttttctaaaaatcaacactaattaaagcctaagcaagagcccaacttcaccccaacaactagcactaagagaataaaactagaaatacaataatgctaaggcaatacttcaaatacttgctaaacaaatacacaatgtaaaatgcttgaattaagtgcggaatgtaaaagaaagtttagaagactccttcaatttttcccgaggtatcgaagagtcagcactctccactagtcctcgttggagcacccgcgcaagggtatcgctccctcttggtcctcgcaagaaccaagtgctcactacgagatgatcctttgccactccggtgcggtggatctctcacgaccgcttacaaacttgagtcgggtcaccaacaatatCTCCACGGTGTTCATCGAGCTCCCAATGGCACCAAGCCGTCTAGATGATGTCGATCactaagagtaacaagccgtagactttcgcttgaccaagagaagcctaatgcaagtggtatgtgctctaggtggctctcgctagcgctaatgaggttcaaatacgggattaagattctctaatcacctcactaggctttgtagtgcttgcaatgctctaccaatgtgtaggagtaaatgtgggcagcaagacaatgAATTTGGTGGGGTGGAGGGGTTATAAATagacctcacccaccaactagtcgtTACCAGCAATCTGCTGcgcatgggcacaccggacagtccggtgcgccaccggtgcgccaacggtcgactccaatggctagttctgacagctagccgttgggcagatggcacaccggacaaaccGGTACGCTGTCCGGAGTTCCAGTATAATTCAGCTTGCGAACACtgtgctctcgggtttctgcgcggGGGGAAAACCCTTCCCTGGGCCAACCTGGCCCCACCTGACAGAggacgcaccagacagtccggtgccccacagaCAGAAACCCTAATTTCTATTTTCTGCTGTTTTTCAAATTGGTTTTCGTTCTAtcttgtgagtatgttctagagtgacacctagcactatatgtgagtgtgaacatGCACTAACACTACACTATAACTCTCTTAGTCAAACtagtcatcgacaacccctctttatagtacggctaaaacaaaataaaagacctaactatatcacgagtgtctgcaactccttgacactcagaatacgaagaccttcaatttttgtttcgtcgctttagtcgtcgcttcaagtttttatctccgggattgttttcaccgttgtagtacatctacctgtaatgcgacctaacttaccatttgtctctgcaaaacatacgttagtcacatataacattatgttattattaatcactaaaaccaaaaaggggcctagatgctttcagggtCGTTTCGGGAAAAGGAGGTCGGCGCTAATCCACGGCGCCGACCTCCTGCCACGTAGGCACCATCTATATTGGCGCGTTGGTACGATAAAGCGAAATCTCAGCGTCATCTATATTGGCACCGAGTCGTATAACCTTGGCACCAATAATGATAGCGCGGATGTAAAGATCTATTTCGTGAATTTAAACTAGAAAATGTATAGTTATGAAAATCTTTCACATAAAGAGTCAAAAAGTAAGTAGGCGCAGCCGGGCAGCTCTCAACGTCTGAGGACTCCTTTGGAACGCAGAAAATTCACAGGAATAGTATAAAAATTTACAGAAATTAGTTAAAAGCATAGAAAATACAGAATTTAGAAAATAACCCTTTGATCCAAAAAGGACGGCCGAAGCACCAACTGGACGGCACGGTAGGTCGGAAGTCTGAACATACACGCGCTCCGTTCCGTTGGATTCCTCCGTTGTCCTAGTGCCGTGCTCCTAGCCGTGAGCCCGTGACAGTTCACCCCGTCGTATAGCCAACCGTCGCCGTCCCATCGTCGTCGCCGTCACTCCGCGGTCGACTTGTCGTACGGTGGTCGCTATCCCTTCCCGTCCCTTGAAACGAAAGCCAAATCGATGCCCCCCCCCCCCAATGCCCCATCCCCACCTTTCGGCTTGTTTACGCTACGCCTTTTTAATCCCTTCCGCCCTCTCCGCTCCCCGTTGCCCCCACCCAGACCAAACCCAGGCTTCCCGTTCCCTCGCTTTTGTCCGGCGGCCATGGCGGAGGAGCAGCAGCATCAGAGATGGCAGGAGGGCCACCGCCTGTGCGCCAACAATTGCGGCTTCTTCGGCAGCCCCGCGACGCTGGACCTCTGCTCCAAGTGCTACCGCGACCTATACCAGCAGCAGCCAGCAGGCGCGGCGGCGGGCCCCTCCGCTCCCACCGCGTCGGCCTTCCAGCATTCCTCCTCGGCAGTCTCCGGCGCGGCGGCGGTCTCTCCCGATCTCGAACCTCCCGCGACGGCCCCTGCTGGCGCCAAGGCGGGCAGGTGCTCCAGCTGCCGGAAGCGCGTGGGCCTGACGGGGTTCGCGTGCCGCTGCGGAGCTACCTTCTGCGGCGTGCACCGCTACCCGGAGCGGCACGCGTGCGCCTTCGATTTCCGGGCCGCCGGCCGCGACGCCATCGCGCGCGCCAACCCCGTCGTCAAGGGCGATAAGCTCAAGGACAAGATCTGAGGAGCAGGAACCGCCGCCTCTCGCTTCAGAGTTCATGTCTTCCCCCCGTCAGCGGAACTCCGGAAGAGCAAGGACGACCGACGGCCAGAAGGGACGGATCGTCGGATTGTACGAATTACTCCCGTGTACTCTACGATTGGTATAAAACCCAAGCCCGTCGGTTCGATTGTGTAAAGCTGGCGGTGAAATCGCTGGCCGTTTACTGAATGAAAAAAAATTCAAATAGAAAAATATTTACTTTTCCATGAGTGTGATTTCTCGTTTGTCGGCGCGACGAAGGGTAGCGTGGGTGCTCGGTTTCTTCTTTTCCAATCCTCTGCCGCGACTCGGAGATTGTTGCGTGGTGTGTGAAGCACTGAATCAGCTGGTACCCTGGAATTGGACCGCTTCCTCATTTCACCCCATCTTTCTTTCGAGTAGCTCTACAACTACTGACGGGCGGACCAACCCAAGAGAGAGCGTACTGGGTCTGGTGGGTGGGTCAACCGATCGATGGAAAGGTTTCGGATAAGCACGGGGGACGGTGTCCGTCCGGTCCCCGTGACACCAACGTCTGAGCTGCTCTCGAGCTCGTGCTGTCGCTGCTCCCCGCCCATGCTGACCGCTGACAGAATATAAACCACCCCGGACTTCATTTTAAGTATTAAGCGATCGTAATTCGTAAAGCTGGATTAGGTTGGAAGCTGGCACCATGCGAATGTGAAGCAGTTGAGCGCTTCAAGTCCGTGCTGCAAATGTAAGCATGTCCTAATGTTCTTTTGGCCAATGCAACGGGATTTTTCCTTTTCATCAACGAGGAAGACTGGATCGAAGGTAAAAAAAAATCATCTGCGGCGAAACTCCGTATTACATAACAGAGCAACCATATAGAAAAATAACAATACTTCTATATTATGTATACATAAACCATGTTATTGGTTCGAAGGCGATGAGGATAGTggagaaaacagaaaaaacaGAATCATTCTGCACGAGATGAAAAAAAGCGCATACGATGTGTGTGGACCTGTTCACACCGGTTTGTTTGTTTCATTCGTTTCTTTATTCGACAATGAAAAAGTAAAAATTAtaaggtcttgttcggttattcccaataccgatggattgaatgagattgtaaaAAGTTAAGAAGTTTGACTTATTTGAGATTCAAACCCGCTCAATCCCATTCAATCCACATTGATTaatagctaaccgaacaagccctaagttgGCTTACAACAAGTCCTTTCAAACAGTAGTGGAGGACGCAACCAATTTATGGTGTGGCGAAAAAGATAGCAAAAGATGACGGCAAAACAAATGTAAAATAAGATGGAAAAATACCTTAACGAATGCCTGAATGCTGATGATGACAATATAGCAGTAAAAACCAGTCAACATAAAAATGAGTTAATAAAATTATATAATTATACAAAAAAGTTGAAAACAAGTGAAATAAACTATATACCTCTAATTATGTCTAGGAGACGTAGGGAATTGCATTTGTCTTTCCTTCTTTTTTTGGAATGGGTTTTTAATTTTTTAAGATCAATTCCTTTGAATATTTCTCTTTCAATATAGCATACCATCGCCACCGGCAATAACAATGCCAACTCAATGAGACAATAAACCAATAGAAAAACAATGTGTGTCTCGAGTCTAACCATTGTTTTTGAAACACTTGCAAGATCATAATAGACTTTGAAGTCTTCAAGTCTTCGTACATGAATGATGAAAGCTTGAAGTTGATCTTTTATGGTCTTGCGGTCATCAAAAGAGAAGTCATCATGATAGATATCCACAATACGAACCAACTTATCAACATTAAACTTAGATAATGTATCTCTAGGGTCAAGACAAGAAAAACAAACAAGTAACTCTGACGATCGCTCATTAAAGCGATGATCAAACTCTGTTATAATAGCATCTATTGCAGCATAGAAGATATCAACACGAAAATAGTGATATTGAGTGATATTGTTTCTCCCACCTCTTCTTGATCGACCAAAGTGTGGCACTTCATCACTCATATTTGGAATTGGGATATCTTTTGCAAAGCAGAATGCTTTAGTTTCTTCAAACAATGGCTCCCAACCTTCGGTTCTCAAATTATTCAAGCATGTGCTGacatcaataatcaaagacataGCCTGAACAACattttgatcctttctttgcaatatgAGTGAGAGCTCATTTGTAATCTGAAGGATTTGCAccatcatcttcatgataaacaCAAAGCTAAAAGATTCCATTGTTTGCACCAAAcctcttgttgggggccttcatcttccgaaggtcctcaaaaacacgactaaacaTCTGTTATCATCATGTTGCCAACTATTAAAGGAGCTTCAGAACCAGAAtagtgatgtagctgaggtgcccgatctttcggcgagtagagataattctgatttggcggaagatgacccttgcgatccgactacgacgagcaagcccgaggcgccaatgcaatcgctgaaccaactccctgtggttaccgaccttgctgatgcgagatcggcctgatcacgaagatcgtttcctgtgcgcaatcgaagaacgaacaagaacaagatgcgagcaatctaatctattactcgagggtggagttctgaatacacgaagacagcgcagatttgcgcgtgttcgagagtagctaaggttaacgtaaaacaaaactccagaataaaggaggcgcagctcctggataaatagagggggcgcagcccctaggggcggccaaccctaggtcgttcactatgggccgcagttgggctggtcgtctattcttctgggccctcattcttcagtagcatgacgaagttaagatctctggcacgggcccgagtgattggcccagctaatgaaggaagtggcgcttgatgtggaggtgctgctggtgtagtcgtactcatagtgatgtcctcatcatcctccccttcttgaagtgaagtcgtcctcgacgacaactcctcatcctcggccatatatggtttcaaatctgcaacattaaaactagtggaaacaccaaattccgcaggcaggtcaaggatataagcattatcattaacctttgttagcaccttaaaaggaccagcagcacgaggcattaatttagaacggcgcaaagtaggaaaccgatcctttctcaagtgcaaccaaaccatatcacctggctcaaaagtaacatgttttcttcctttactaccagcaacctgatttttagcattagtagcagcaatgttctgtttcgtttgttcatgtatggtaatcatttgttcaacatgtgcagcagcatctacatgtggggcgttcgcagcattaagtgaaatcaaatcaataggtgccctagggatgtaaccataaacaatctggaaagggcacatctttgtagaagaatgcgtggcatgattgtaagcaaattcaacatgaggcaagcaatcctcccaacgtctcaaattcttgtctaaaacaaccctaagcatggtagataaagttctatttactacctcagtttgtccatcagtctgagggtgacaagtagtgctaaacaataatttagttcccaatttattccaaagagatctccaaaaatggcttagaaacttagcatcgcgatcagagactattgtttttggaataccatgtaaacgaataatttctctaaagaacaattcagcaacaatgctagcatcatcagttttatgacaaggtataaagtgagccattttagagaatctatcaacaaccacaaaaatactatccctccccttcttagttctaggcaagcccaaaacaaagtccatagagatatcaagccaaggagaagaagggacaggcaaaggcatatacaaaccatggttgttcaaccgtgacctagctttctgacaagtagtgcagcgtgcaacaaggcgctccacatcagcgcgcatccgaggccaaaagaaatgggcagccaacacctcatgcattttgtagacgccaaaatgccccatgagaccgcttccatgcgcttcctgtaacaacaaaagacgaaccgagctagctggaacacacagcttgttagcgcgaaacaggaacccatcctgtatgtgaaatttgccccatggtatcccattaatacaatggccgaaagcatctttaaaatcagcatcgtcaacatattgatccttcacagtgtccaaaccaaagattttaaaatctaattgtgacagcatggtatagcgacgagacaaagcatcagcaataacattgtccttcccgttcttgtgtttaataatgtaaggaaaggactcaatgaattcgacccatttagcatgacgacggtttagatttgtttgggtacgaatatgttttaaagcctcatgatcagaatgaattatgaactcacgatgccaaagatagtgctgccaagtatgcaaagtgtgcactaaagcgtaaagctccttatcataagtagaatatttcagactagcaccgcttaatttttcactaaaataagcaactggttttccttcttgtaacaaaacagcacctagcccaataccgctagcatcgcattcaagctcaaaaactttattaaaatcaggcaattgcaagaggggagcttgggttaacttatctttcaaagtgctgaacgctacctcctgcgaatcactccaagcaaacggcacatctttctttgtaagctcatgtagaggcgctgcaatggagctaaaatcacgaacaaatctgcggtagaaaccggcaagtccaagaaagctccgaatttgtgtgaccgtcgtcggtgtaggccactcccgaatggcagcaatcttgctgctatccacctcaatgccctgcggagtaaccacataaccaagaaacgagacacgttgcgtgcaaaatgtgcatttttccatgttaccaaacaagcgagcagcacgcaaagcgtcaaaaacagcacgcaaatgttctaaatgctcctctatagagttgctgtaaataaggatatcatcgaaataaacaacaacaaacaaacctatgaaggcccgtagaacttcgttcattaaacgcataaaggtgctgggagcattagtcaatccaaatggcataaccaaccattcatataaaccaaatttcgttttaaaagccgttttccattcatcaccgagtttcattctaatctgatggtaaccgctacgcaaatcaaccttagagaaaataacggcaccactaagctcatctagcatatcatcaaggcgtggaataggatatcgataacgaactgtgatgttattattagcacgacaatctacgcacatacgccatga
Proteins encoded:
- the LOC118476933 gene encoding zinc finger A20 and AN1 domain-containing stress-associated protein 5, whose product is MPPPPNAPSPPFGLFTLRLFNPFRPLRSPLPPPRPNPGFPFPRFCPAAMAEEQQHQRWQEGHRLCANNCGFFGSPATLDLCSKCYRDLYQQQPAGAAAGPSAPTASAFQHSSSAVSGAAAVSPDLEPPATAPAGAKAGRCSSCRKRVGLTGFACRCGATFCGVHRYPERHACAFDFRAAGRDAIARANPVVKGDKLKDKI